The following proteins are co-located in the Sulfitobacter guttiformis genome:
- a CDS encoding RsmB/NOP family class I SAM-dependent RNA methyltransferase — protein sequence MSDTGVSARKSAVFLLDQILGEGKLMSELLGAGVLDRLPPEDRARAQRLAQDTLRGMERADRILQKHLNKYPPLTVRNALRVGTLELCTGGAAHGVVNAMVSVVAADKHLSHLKGLTNAVLRKVAAEGEEAWTERRAPRLPKWLRGPLVEAWGSEAIAAIETAHFKGAPLDLTAKGDAAELATRLGGTLLPTGSVRLHDGGQVSAMEGFAEGDWWVQDAAAALPALILNAQPGEVVLDLCAAPGGKTMQLATTGAEVRAVDDNHSRMQRVKENLARTGLTARTFIKDARQFQGEFDAILLDAPCSATGTIRRHPDLPHAKDGSDFGALIQLQEELLDHAWTLLKPGGRMVFCTCSLLPDEGEVQIDEALERHGDMTVDRDALGIAGIDPAWISSEGGLRLRPDFWVEHGGMDGFYIVCLRKSA from the coding sequence ATGTCAGACACCGGCGTATCGGCCCGTAAATCCGCTGTTTTCCTGCTCGACCAGATATTGGGAGAAGGAAAGTTGATGTCTGAACTTCTTGGCGCTGGCGTGCTGGACCGATTGCCTCCTGAGGACCGCGCCCGTGCCCAGCGTCTTGCTCAGGATACGCTGCGCGGGATGGAACGGGCAGACCGGATTTTGCAAAAGCACCTAAATAAATACCCGCCACTGACAGTGCGTAATGCGCTGCGCGTCGGCACACTTGAGCTTTGTACGGGCGGTGCGGCGCACGGCGTGGTAAATGCGATGGTTTCGGTCGTCGCGGCGGACAAGCATCTGAGTCACCTCAAAGGGCTGACCAATGCCGTGCTGCGCAAGGTTGCCGCCGAGGGCGAGGAGGCATGGACAGAGCGCCGCGCGCCGCGCCTGCCCAAGTGGTTGCGCGGGCCGCTGGTAGAGGCATGGGGATCCGAGGCAATAGCCGCAATTGAAACAGCCCATTTCAAAGGAGCCCCGCTCGATCTGACGGCCAAGGGCGATGCTGCGGAGTTGGCAACGCGTTTAGGGGGCACATTATTGCCAACAGGCTCAGTCCGGTTGCACGATGGTGGGCAGGTGTCTGCCATGGAAGGTTTTGCCGAGGGTGACTGGTGGGTACAGGATGCCGCCGCTGCACTGCCCGCGCTCATTCTGAATGCACAACCAGGCGAGGTCGTGCTGGATCTGTGCGCCGCGCCGGGCGGTAAAACAATGCAGCTTGCCACAACAGGCGCCGAAGTGCGCGCCGTGGACGACAATCATTCGCGGATGCAGCGGGTAAAGGAAAACCTTGCGCGCACGGGACTGACGGCACGAACCTTCATCAAGGACGCACGCCAGTTTCAAGGCGAGTTTGACGCTATCCTCCTCGACGCGCCTTGCTCTGCTACGGGCACAATCCGGCGCCATCCTGATTTGCCCCACGCCAAGGATGGCTCGGACTTTGGCGCATTGATCCAGTTGCAGGAGGAATTGCTGGATCACGCGTGGACCTTGCTCAAGCCCGGAGGGCGGATGGTGTTTTGCACCTGTAGTCTGCTGCCTGACGAGGGCGAGGTGCAGATCGACGAGGCACTCGAGCGGCACGGTGACATGACTGTGGACCGGGATGCGCTCGGCATTGCTGGAATTGACCCCGCGTGGATCTCCTCCGAAGGGGGCCTGCGCCTGCGCCCGGATTTCTGGGTGGAGCATGGCGGAATGGACGGATTTTACATCGTCTGTTTGCGTAAATCAGCCTAA
- a CDS encoding heparinase II/III family protein yields MIQFPQLNAQRTRLLNRLHARMAGRAQGQVRGFVSSPEPRTIGSFARGRQLAAGNFLFAGSLITAPQRTPWEIEAPDSAFAEALHGFAWLDDLAAVGDQISRRAAQKWLWQWISLYGTGRGVGWSPDLTGRRLIRWINHALFMLHGSGQNAPDSEAFYRSLTQQTRFLSKRWHAAAPGLARFEALTGLIYAGLSLEGLESLADPAIRALARECESQIDAQGGLPTRNPEELLDVFTLLTWAAAALSDAGRGTPKAHLDAIERIAPTLRTLRHADGGLARFHGGGRGAEGWLDHALASSGVRSMQPTGLSMGYARLSAGRTSLIVDASPPPGGSASANAHASTLAFELTSGRRPLIVNCGSGSSFGIDWRRAGRATPSHSTLSLGGYSSARLDTPDRRTGIEALIDGPTHVPVEITQLNDGLKFQGGHNGYVLTHGLTHARTLELTYDGRAVAGEDMLLAMEDVEKRRFDRALDRTQLKGLRFEVRFHLHPEVDATIDLGGAAVSMALKSGEIWVFRHDGTTALTLEAGAYLETTRLKPRGSSQIVLTGRAINPATRVRWSLSKAQETAIGVRDLERDDPYLDTGFEIED; encoded by the coding sequence ATGATCCAATTTCCCCAGTTAAACGCGCAGCGCACGCGGCTATTGAACAGGTTACATGCGCGCATGGCGGGTCGTGCGCAGGGGCAGGTGCGGGGTTTTGTCTCTTCTCCCGAGCCGCGCACAATCGGATCGTTTGCCCGGGGGCGGCAACTCGCAGCGGGTAATTTCCTGTTTGCTGGCAGCTTGATCACCGCGCCGCAGCGTACACCATGGGAGATTGAGGCGCCTGATTCCGCCTTTGCCGAGGCCCTGCACGGGTTTGCTTGGCTTGATGATCTGGCGGCGGTGGGTGATCAGATCTCACGCCGTGCTGCGCAAAAATGGCTGTGGCAGTGGATTTCACTTTATGGCACCGGGCGCGGGGTTGGCTGGTCGCCGGACCTTACGGGGCGTCGGTTGATCCGGTGGATCAATCATGCGTTGTTCATGCTTCATGGTAGTGGGCAGAACGCGCCCGACAGCGAAGCATTTTACCGCTCGCTGACCCAGCAGACCCGCTTTTTGTCCAAACGCTGGCATGCCGCCGCCCCCGGTCTTGCGCGGTTCGAGGCACTGACGGGACTTATCTATGCAGGCCTCTCGCTGGAAGGTTTGGAGAGTCTCGCCGATCCCGCGATCAGGGCGTTGGCGCGGGAATGTGAATCCCAGATTGATGCGCAAGGGGGGCTGCCGACGCGCAATCCCGAAGAGTTGCTGGATGTATTTACCTTACTGACATGGGCGGCGGCGGCACTGTCGGATGCGGGTCGCGGCACGCCCAAGGCTCATTTGGATGCAATCGAGCGGATCGCACCAACTCTGCGGACCCTGCGCCATGCCGATGGGGGACTGGCGCGGTTTCATGGCGGCGGTCGCGGAGCCGAAGGGTGGCTTGACCATGCCCTCGCCTCGTCAGGGGTGCGCAGCATGCAGCCCACCGGATTGTCTATGGGATATGCCCGTCTGTCCGCAGGGCGGACCAGTTTGATCGTGGACGCGAGTCCCCCTCCGGGTGGATCGGCCTCCGCGAATGCCCATGCTTCGACATTGGCATTCGAGCTTACCTCGGGACGCAGGCCCCTTATCGTGAATTGTGGGTCTGGGTCATCCTTTGGCATTGATTGGCGCCGGGCGGGGCGGGCAACGCCGTCGCATTCCACCCTCAGCCTTGGCGGTTACTCCAGTGCGCGGCTCGATACGCCTGACCGCCGAACGGGAATCGAGGCCCTCATTGACGGGCCGACCCACGTGCCGGTCGAAATCACACAGTTGAATGACGGTTTGAAGTTTCAGGGTGGCCACAACGGTTATGTACTCACCCACGGTCTCACTCATGCACGCACGCTTGAGCTGACGTACGATGGGCGTGCTGTGGCCGGAGAAGATATGCTGCTGGCGATGGAAGATGTAGAAAAGCGCCGCTTTGATAGGGCATTAGACCGGACCCAACTCAAAGGATTGCGGTTCGAGGTGCGGTTCCATCTTCATCCAGAGGTCGACGCCACCATCGATCTGGGTGGAGCGGCGGTTTCCATGGCCCTGAAATCTGGCGAAATCTGGGTTTTCCGTCATGACGGGACTACGGCGCTCACGCTCGAGGCAGGCGCATATCTTGAGACAACGCGTCTCAAACCGCGTGGGTCGAGCCAGATTGTTTTGACGGGCCGTGCGATAAATCCGGCCACCCGCGTGCGGTGGTCCTTGTCCAAAGCGCAGGAAACTGCGATTGGCGTGCGTGATTTGGAACGGGATGACCCGTACCTCGACACCGGTTTTGAAATCGAAGACTAA
- the purH gene encoding bifunctional phosphoribosylaminoimidazolecarboxamide formyltransferase/IMP cyclohydrolase: MADLYPVKRALLSVSDKTGLVQFGRALAAQGVELLSTGGTAKALREAGLEVKDVAEVTGFPEMMDGRVKTLHPVVHGGLLALRDDAGHVASMEEHGIGGIDLVVVNLYPFEETVAKGAEYAEVIENIDIGGPAMIRSAAKNHGFVSVIVDVEDYAPYIAELEANAGQTTYAMRQRLAQTAYARTAAYDTAVSTWMANAVGGTPRRRTFGGTLTQTLRYGENPHQSAAFYSDGSSRAGVATAKQHQGKELSYNNINDTDAAFELVSEFDPSNGPAVAIIKHANPCGVATGKTMAEAYARAFDCDRTSAFGGIIALNQTLDVETAEAISGIFTEVVIAPDADPEAIKIFAAKKNLRLLTTGGLADPTAARLAPRQVSGGWLVQDRDVGRITMGDLKVVTKRQPTEQEMKDMMFAWTVAKHVKSNAIIYVKDGATVGVGAGQMSRVDSTRIAARKAVDMAEVMGLSAPLTQGSVVASDAFFPFADGLVTAAEAGATALIQPGGSMRDDEVIAAADEAGLAMVFTGMRHFRH, encoded by the coding sequence ATGGCTGATCTCTATCCCGTAAAACGTGCACTTCTCTCTGTTTCCGATAAAACGGGGCTGGTGCAGTTTGGACGTGCGCTCGCTGCGCAGGGGGTCGAGTTGCTGTCGACTGGTGGCACTGCAAAGGCGCTGCGCGAGGCGGGGCTTGAGGTGAAGGACGTGGCCGAAGTGACAGGCTTCCCTGAGATGATGGATGGTCGTGTCAAGACGCTACACCCCGTTGTTCACGGTGGATTGCTAGCGCTGCGTGATGATGCAGGTCACGTCGCCTCAATGGAGGAGCACGGGATCGGCGGCATCGATCTTGTTGTGGTGAACCTCTATCCATTTGAAGAGACTGTCGCGAAAGGCGCGGAATACGCAGAGGTAATCGAGAATATCGACATCGGCGGTCCTGCGATGATCCGCTCTGCGGCGAAGAACCACGGATTTGTGAGTGTGATTGTCGATGTTGAGGATTACGCCCCTTATATCGCCGAACTTGAGGCAAATGCGGGCCAGACTACCTATGCGATGCGCCAACGTTTGGCCCAGACCGCTTATGCCCGCACGGCAGCCTATGACACCGCGGTAAGTACTTGGATGGCAAATGCAGTTGGTGGTACGCCGCGCCGTCGCACGTTTGGCGGCACCCTGACGCAGACACTACGCTATGGTGAAAATCCGCATCAGTCTGCGGCCTTTTACAGTGACGGGTCCAGCCGTGCTGGCGTGGCAACAGCGAAGCAGCATCAGGGCAAAGAGCTTAGCTATAACAATATCAACGATACCGACGCCGCATTCGAGCTGGTGTCGGAGTTCGATCCGTCGAATGGCCCTGCGGTAGCGATTATCAAACATGCCAATCCTTGTGGTGTGGCAACGGGAAAGACGATGGCCGAGGCTTATGCGCGCGCATTCGACTGTGACCGTACATCTGCATTTGGCGGCATTATCGCGCTGAACCAGACGCTGGATGTGGAAACAGCCGAGGCGATTAGCGGTATATTCACCGAGGTTGTAATCGCACCTGATGCAGATCCGGAGGCGATCAAGATTTTCGCCGCAAAAAAGAACCTGCGTTTGCTGACGACGGGCGGGCTGGCTGACCCCACAGCGGCGCGCCTCGCGCCGCGTCAGGTGTCCGGTGGGTGGCTCGTTCAGGACCGGGATGTAGGTCGGATTACGATGGGCGATTTGAAGGTTGTGACAAAGCGTCAGCCAACCGAGCAAGAAATGAAAGATATGATGTTCGCCTGGACCGTGGCGAAGCATGTGAAATCCAACGCAATTATTTACGTCAAAGATGGTGCCACTGTAGGCGTCGGCGCAGGCCAGATGAGCCGCGTTGACAGCACGCGGATTGCAGCCCGCAAAGCGGTGGATATGGCCGAAGTCATGGGTCTGTCCGCGCCGCTGACGCAGGGATCGGTCGTGGCCTCTGACGCGTTCTTTCCTTTCGCCGACGGTCTTGTGACTGCGGCAGAAGCGGGGGCGACCGCGCTTATCCAACCCGGTGGTTCGATGCGCGATGATGAAGTGATTGCGGCAGCCGATGAAGCCGGGTTGGCAATGGTGTTTACCGGAATGCGTCACTTCCGGCATTAA
- the lspA gene encoding signal peptidase II: protein MRMIFWAGFAAFSIDQISKYLVIHMMELARIRSIDVLPPLVNFRYGENRGINFGLFGGGSELSRWFLIILAIVICTAVILWARKNVHTRTAQISAGLLVGGALANVVDRLIYGYVLDFLNMSCCGIVNPFVFNIADIFIFAGALGLIFFTDDTPKGPTKVSRKRQHKTPAKKVG from the coding sequence ATGCGGATGATTTTCTGGGCGGGCTTTGCAGCTTTTTCCATCGACCAGATCAGCAAGTACTTGGTGATCCACATGATGGAGCTCGCTCGCATCCGCAGCATTGACGTGCTGCCGCCTCTCGTGAATTTCCGCTACGGAGAGAACCGCGGCATCAATTTCGGCCTGTTCGGCGGCGGATCAGAGCTCAGCCGCTGGTTTTTGATTATTCTTGCGATCGTTATTTGCACTGCTGTGATCTTGTGGGCGCGGAAAAATGTGCACACCCGCACCGCACAAATCAGCGCGGGTCTTTTGGTCGGTGGGGCGCTGGCGAATGTAGTGGACCGTCTGATTTATGGCTATGTCCTTGATTTCCTGAATATGTCTTGCTGTGGCATCGTTAATCCGTTTGTCTTTAACATCGCGGATATTTTTATATTTGCGGGTGCGCTGGGCCTCATTTTCTTTACTGATGATACGCCCAAAGGCCCAACCAAAGTCAGCAGGAAAAGGCAGCATAAGACGCCAGCGAAAAAAGTCGGGTGA
- a CDS encoding DUF3035 domain-containing protein has translation MRKFALLFVLPALVAGCANVGLRDLQSNSKGPDEFGIEPVASLQAPASYSELPTPTPGGANLASRSALAEGTQAFGGTVSDPNGPIPASDGALVQHASRLGVSAGIRETLAQTDADFRRRKARLTQFRIVPVDRYNQAYRREALDARAEQNRWRNAGARTPSAPPAN, from the coding sequence ATGCGTAAATTTGCTCTTTTGTTTGTACTGCCTGCATTGGTTGCGGGTTGTGCGAATGTCGGCCTGCGTGATTTGCAGAGTAATTCCAAAGGGCCGGACGAGTTTGGCATCGAGCCCGTAGCGAGCTTGCAAGCCCCCGCCAGCTATAGTGAATTGCCGACCCCGACACCGGGCGGTGCAAACCTCGCGTCTAGATCCGCTTTGGCTGAAGGGACGCAAGCTTTTGGCGGGACGGTAAGTGATCCGAATGGCCCGATTCCTGCCAGCGATGGCGCTTTGGTACAACATGCAAGCCGTCTGGGCGTAAGTGCGGGTATCCGCGAAACGCTTGCGCAGACCGATGCAGATTTCCGTCGCCGCAAAGCGCGCTTGACTCAGTTCCGCATTGTGCCTGTTGATCGTTATAATCAGGCATACCGTCGCGAAGCGCTCGATGCGCGTGCTGAGCAGAACAGATGGCGCAACGCCGGCGCGCGTACGCCTTCCGCTCCGCCAGCTAACTGA
- a CDS encoding M16 family metallopeptidase codes for MASLMLPVAAMAETTGKVTDFTLENGMQVVVVEDHRAPVVQHMLWYRAGSADEPKGSSGVAHFLEHLLFKATDKMEAGELSKTVAANGGRDNAFTSYDYTAYFQRVAADRLELMMSMEADRMKNIRLTPENIATERDVIIEERNQRTENNPQALFSEQMDAAQYLNHRYGTPIIGWMHEMEELDLEDALGFYELYYSPNNTVLVVSGDVTPDEVRSMAEKHYGPIPLNPDLPGRLRTEEPRQNAERRVIFRDARVAQPYVSRSYLVPERDSGAQETAAALTILADILGGGTTSHFTEKLQFDTQVSTYTAAWYSGISLDDTTFTMIIVPSEGVSLQDGEAALDKAFAEFMDTGVDAEQLERIKLQIRASEIYAQDNVDGIANRYGRALTSGLTVEDVAAWPDILDAVTADDIMEAAQLLRREASVTGWLLRPEGENK; via the coding sequence ATGGCGTCCCTGATGCTGCCCGTTGCCGCAATGGCAGAGACGACCGGAAAGGTGACCGATTTCACCCTCGAAAATGGTATGCAGGTTGTGGTGGTCGAAGATCACCGCGCGCCCGTGGTGCAACATATGTTGTGGTACCGTGCGGGATCGGCCGACGAGCCTAAAGGCTCTTCCGGAGTAGCGCATTTTCTTGAACACCTCCTGTTTAAAGCGACGGACAAGATGGAAGCGGGCGAGCTTTCAAAGACGGTTGCAGCCAATGGCGGGCGCGACAATGCCTTTACCAGCTATGATTACACCGCATATTTTCAGCGGGTCGCGGCAGACCGCCTTGAATTGATGATGAGCATGGAAGCGGACCGCATGAAGAACATCCGCCTCACGCCCGAAAACATTGCGACAGAGCGGGACGTCATCATCGAGGAGCGTAACCAGCGCACCGAGAACAACCCCCAAGCGCTTTTTAGCGAGCAGATGGACGCCGCTCAGTATCTTAACCACCGCTATGGCACGCCGATCATCGGGTGGATGCACGAGATGGAAGAGCTAGACCTCGAAGATGCTTTGGGATTCTACGAGCTGTATTACTCGCCCAACAACACCGTGCTGGTGGTGTCCGGTGATGTCACGCCCGACGAAGTCCGCAGCATGGCCGAAAAGCATTATGGTCCAATCCCGCTGAACCCCGATCTGCCCGGGCGGTTGCGCACTGAAGAGCCCCGCCAGAACGCCGAGCGCCGCGTGATTTTCCGCGATGCACGTGTGGCACAGCCCTATGTTTCGCGCAGTTATCTTGTGCCCGAGCGCGATAGCGGCGCGCAGGAGACTGCGGCTGCCCTGACTATTCTCGCTGATATTTTAGGGGGTGGAACGACCTCTCACTTCACCGAAAAGCTCCAATTCGATACGCAGGTCAGCACCTATACTGCTGCGTGGTATTCAGGCATTTCGCTTGATGATACCACATTTACGATGATCATTGTCCCCTCCGAGGGGGTGAGCCTTCAAGACGGCGAGGCGGCCCTTGATAAGGCATTTGCTGAATTCATGGACACTGGTGTTGATGCAGAGCAATTGGAGCGGATCAAGCTTCAGATCCGCGCATCCGAAATCTATGCGCAGGACAATGTGGACGGTATTGCCAATCGCTATGGCCGCGCTCTGACCTCCGGTCTCACGGTGGAGGATGTCGCCGCATGGCCCGACATCCTTGATGCTGTGACGGCCGATGACATCATGGAAGCAGCACAGCTGCTGCGCCGCGAAGCATCAGTGACAGGCTGGTTGCTGCGCCCTGAAGGAGAAAACAAATGA
- a CDS encoding M16 family metallopeptidase: MRFATALFLGATAALPARAEIDITTVASPGGIEAWLVEEHSLPFIALEIAFTGGTALDVEGKRGAINLMTALLEEGSGGLDARGFARAKEELASSFSFSSDSEQVSISARFLTENFDASVALLRDAIKNPRFEDADVERVRAQVVAGLSYAEKDPGDIAAKAFASMAYGNHPYGTEDSGTVESVAALSRDDLVEAHRNVLVRDNLLVGAVGDITPEQLGTLMDTLLGDLPQSGPMFPPEVEPLIKGGVTVIEFDTPQSVALFGQRGISLDNEDYFAAVLLNHIIGGGSFESRLMQEVREKRGLTYGVSSYLYSRDLANAIMGSVSSSNDRIAEAIDVIKDQWQQASESGVTEQELNDAKTYMTGAYPLRFDGNSTIAGILVGMQLIGLDPEYVKTRNEKIERVTLEDVQRVAGKLLDPDNLHFTVVGKPVGLLPE; this comes from the coding sequence ATCCGTTTTGCCACTGCACTGTTTCTGGGCGCAACTGCGGCACTTCCTGCCCGCGCAGAAATTGATATTACGACTGTTGCCTCGCCCGGGGGCATCGAGGCATGGCTCGTCGAGGAACATTCGCTGCCGTTCATCGCCCTTGAAATAGCATTCACGGGCGGCACTGCGCTTGATGTAGAGGGTAAGCGCGGCGCGATCAATTTGATGACGGCCCTGCTTGAAGAGGGTTCAGGAGGGTTGGATGCCCGTGGCTTTGCCCGTGCAAAAGAAGAACTTGCGAGCAGCTTCAGCTTCAGCTCGGATTCCGAGCAGGTGTCGATTTCGGCGCGGTTCCTAACCGAGAATTTTGACGCCTCCGTTGCCCTGCTGCGTGATGCGATCAAAAATCCGCGTTTCGAGGATGCAGATGTCGAGCGGGTACGCGCACAAGTGGTGGCAGGTCTTTCCTACGCCGAAAAGGATCCCGGTGATATTGCGGCCAAGGCGTTCGCATCTATGGCCTACGGCAACCACCCCTACGGGACCGAAGATTCCGGCACTGTCGAGAGTGTCGCCGCTCTTTCCCGTGATGATCTGGTCGAGGCGCACCGCAATGTCCTCGTTCGTGACAATCTTTTGGTGGGTGCTGTTGGTGATATCACGCCCGAGCAGCTTGGTACATTGATGGATACTTTGCTGGGTGATTTGCCTCAGTCCGGACCGATGTTTCCGCCAGAAGTGGAGCCGCTGATTAAGGGCGGTGTGACGGTCATTGAATTCGACACTCCCCAATCGGTGGCCCTGTTCGGACAGCGTGGTATCAGTTTAGACAATGAAGATTATTTCGCCGCTGTTTTGCTTAACCATATCATTGGAGGCGGCTCGTTCGAGAGCAGATTGATGCAGGAGGTGCGTGAGAAACGCGGTCTGACTTATGGCGTCAGCAGCTATCTTTACTCACGAGATCTTGCAAACGCGATAATGGGGTCGGTCAGCTCGTCAAATGACCGGATCGCGGAAGCAATTGATGTGATAAAAGATCAATGGCAACAGGCCTCCGAGAGCGGCGTGACCGAACAAGAGTTGAACGACGCGAAAACCTATATGACTGGCGCATACCCTCTGCGCTTTGATGGCAATAGCACGATTGCAGGCATTCTCGTCGGGATGCAGCTTATCGGGTTGGATCCCGAATACGTCAAAACCCGCAACGAAAAGATTGAGCGCGTGACGCTGGAAGATGTGCAACGCGTCGCAGGGAAGCTGCTTGATCCGGACAACCTTCACTTCACCGTAGTAGGTAAGCCCGTAGGCCTCTTGCCTGAATAA